Part of the Candidatus Zixiibacteriota bacterium genome, AGATTGCCCTCGAAATCGGCGACGACCATGTCGTCGGCGCGGACCGTCGCCCGGCTCACGGGATGAGGCAGAATGAGAAAATGCTCGGTGCCCGGAATCCGGGCGCTGATGTGACCGCTGTAATCGACGAGGCCCGCATTGAAAAGCATCCGCGACGACATGGCCAGCTTGATTCTGAGATCCGATAACTCCGACACGGCCTCTTTCCTCCTCGACCTTTGATCCGCACATATAGCCGCCGGCGCCCGCAGGCGCAACCACTGAAGCGCACGCCGCCCGCGGACAACCGGTCAGCGCATTCGAAAAGACGGCGGGACGACCTCGTCGATGCCCTTGCCGGTCCAGTGCCACTTGGGAAGGCTCGCCCAGACCTGCTCCCCCCTGGTCTGGACTTTCTCGAGCAGCTCTTCTTCGTCGAGGCGCAGATAGCGTCCGCCGTCGACCAGCGTCTCCCCGTCGACGATGACCGTACGAACGTCCCGGCTCACGGCGGTTTCGACCAGCGACCGGATCGGGTCGCGCACCGCGCCGAAAGCGATGTCCTTGAGGTTCACGATGACGATATCCGCTTTGGCGCCCTTTTCGAGCCGCCCCAGGTCGTCCCGCCCGAGCATTCGGGCGCCGCCCAGGGTGGCGGCGTTGAAGACGTCGCGCGGATGGCCCGCCAGAAAGCTTTTGTCCGCCACCCGCGACGCCAGCGCGGCGTAGCGCATGTCGGAGAGGATGTCCTTCGGGAAGGTGTCGGTGCCGATGCCGAGGTTGATCCCGGCCTGGCGATAGCGGTCGAAGGACTCCATTACGACGCCGAGCTTCAGATACTTGAGCGGACTGTACGCGACCGAAGCGCCCGAGTCGGCGATGATCTTGAGATCGTCGCCGAACGGATAGGAAAGCCAGCTGTGGCCGCTGACGAAGATGCAGTGCGACAGCGACACCTCGGGGTCGAGAAAGCCGATGCGATGCAGCAGCTCGATCGGCGTGCAGCGCTCGCGCCGGAGCACGGTATGGAACTCGAAGAGGTTGATCGTAGCGTGAATCTGCACGCGCACGCCGAGGTCCCTCGCCAACCGCCGCGTCCGCTGGAGAAGCTCCGGCGTGCACGAATCGACGTGCCCCGGGAACAGCATCGCGTTCAGGCGGCCGCCGCAGGCGCCGTTGAATTTCTTGGCGAACCCGACCGCCCGCTCCAGGCCCTCGCTGCCGCGCGCTTCGTCCCAGTCGTACTCCAGTCGCCCGGCCGAGTCGTGAAAGAAGCTGACGTTCTTGTAGCTCGGCCCGGTATAGCAACGGATGCCGACCTGATCGACCATGTCGACGTACGCCTGCGGCTCGGTTCCCGGCCCGCCGATCTCGAAGGTGGTCGTTACCCCGCTCTTCAGCACGTGGATGAGCGAAAACCGCTGGCCGACGTCGACGTCCTTCAGGTGAGCGTGCCGGGCCCCCTCGCGCGTCGGCGCGCCGTGCGCGAGGTAGTTGGCGGCGAAGAAGTCGCGCTTCGTCGAGTCGTTGAGAATGTAATCGCTTGCGTTGATGCCGGAATGGAAGTGCGTGTCGATGAACCCCGGGCAGACCAGGCATCCTCGGGCGTCGATGAGCTTGTCGGGTTTGCCGGGATACTCCTTGCCGACGAACTCGATCCGGTCACGCTCGAAGACGACGACCCCATCCCTGAGGATCTCGTGCTCGCGGCCGTCGAATCCGACCACGTACCCGCCCTGGATCAGCGTTTTCATGAGGTGCCTCTCAAGGAATCCCCGCCCGGCCGGGTCGGTACCGATCCGGTCCGAGCAACATGCCGCCGGACGGCCGCCGCGTCAGCGGCCGCTTTTCTGCCCGCCCCAAAGCTCGGCGAAAAAGCCGCTTTTCTCCAGATGCTGAACGAAGCTGTTGTCGTAAAGCTCCTCGGGTTTTTTTCTCACCTGGGTTCCTGCGGCGCGCACCAGCTCGACCGCTTCGGCCACCGCTGCGCCGGGAACCGCCATCCTGCGATCGACGATCTCCCGCGCGTAAACCCGGTAGGAAGCCCGCACGGCTTCGTCGTCGGTGATCCGCATCGTCTTGCGGATCGACGCCATGGCTTTGTCCGGATGCCGCTCGACGAAGTGAACCGCCTCGGCGAAGCCGGCGACCACCCGCTGCACCAGCTCCGGCCGCTCGCGCAGGCTGCGCTGGCTCGCGTGCAACGAGCTGTAGATGAAGGGCAGATCGAGATCGATCAGGCGGTAGAGCACGTTGAAGCCCTCGTTTTTCGCGCGCACGTCCAGCGGTGGCGTCACGATGACCCCCTGGACCACGTTGGCAGCCATCGCGTGAAAGCGCTCCGACTGGCTACCGCCGATCGGCCGGATTAAGACCTGAGAGGCGAGATTGAACTTCTTCAGCAGCGCGCGAGAGAGCCGGGCGCTCAAATCGCCCGGACGGGTCACCCCGAGCGACTTTCCGCGCAGGTCCTCCAGGCGCCGGATCTCCTGGCGGGTGACGAGCACGTAGGGGAGCTTGACCAGGGGCGCCGCCACCAGCTTCGCCTCCACGCCCGTCGCGAGGCCGGGAAGGGTCGCGTCCGCGGCGCAATAGAGGAACTGGATCTCATCGGCCGCCAAAGCGGCGAGCGAAGGGCCGCTGCCGCGGATGTAGACGTGCTCCATCCTGACCCCGTACTTGTCGAACAGGCCGTGATCGAGCGCGGTATAGAGGTGGGTGAAACCTCCGGAGACCGCGCAGGTGGCGATTCGTACGGTCACCGGCCGCTCGTTGGGGCCCGCCACGTAGGGATTGGCGGCCGCCGGACCGCCGGCGGCGAACAGCCAGAGCACCGCCAAGACGGCGCTCGAAACGGGGGTCGCCCTTCGGGGTTTCCTGGTGTGAATCATGGGTGTCGCTCCTCCTGCGGGAACAAAGGCGGGTCGAATTTAAATGATTTTCGCCGGCG contains:
- a CDS encoding chlorohydrolase family protein, with translation MKTLIQGGYVVGFDGREHEILRDGVVVFERDRIEFVGKEYPGKPDKLIDARGCLVCPGFIDTHFHSGINASDYILNDSTKRDFFAANYLAHGAPTREGARHAHLKDVDVGQRFSLIHVLKSGVTTTFEIGGPGTEPQAYVDMVDQVGIRCYTGPSYKNVSFFHDSAGRLEYDWDEARGSEGLERAVGFAKKFNGACGGRLNAMLFPGHVDSCTPELLQRTRRLARDLGVRVQIHATINLFEFHTVLRRERCTPIELLHRIGFLDPEVSLSHCIFVSGHSWLSYPFGDDLKIIADSGASVAYSPLKYLKLGVVMESFDRYRQAGINLGIGTDTFPKDILSDMRYAALASRVADKSFLAGHPRDVFNAATLGGARMLGRDDLGRLEKGAKADIVIVNLKDIAFGAVRDPIRSLVETAVSRDVRTVIVDGETLVDGGRYLRLDEEELLEKVQTRGEQVWASLPKWHWTGKGIDEVVPPSFRMR
- a CDS encoding ABC transporter substrate-binding protein; its protein translation is MIHTRKPRRATPVSSAVLAVLWLFAAGGPAAANPYVAGPNERPVTVRIATCAVSGGFTHLYTALDHGLFDKYGVRMEHVYIRGSGPSLAALAADEIQFLYCAADATLPGLATGVEAKLVAAPLVKLPYVLVTRQEIRRLEDLRGKSLGVTRPGDLSARLSRALLKKFNLASQVLIRPIGGSQSERFHAMAANVVQGVIVTPPLDVRAKNEGFNVLYRLIDLDLPFIYSSLHASQRSLRERPELVQRVVAGFAEAVHFVERHPDKAMASIRKTMRITDDEAVRASYRVYAREIVDRRMAVPGAAVAEAVELVRAAGTQVRKKPEELYDNSFVQHLEKSGFFAELWGGQKSGR